From the genome of Nitrososphaerales archaeon:
GTTGGGGACCACTCTCTGGAGAGTGCTCTTGATTCTTTGGAGGTCTCTGAGTGCTTCGTGACTTGGGACCATGTAGGAGAGCCCGACTGCCGCCGCCACGAGTAATGGCTCTTCGATCTGTTCAACGACCTCCGTGACCTCCGTTCTAATGTCTGCAATTAGCTGGAGGACGGTATCAGTCGTTTCGACGTTTAGTTCTCCCTTTGCACTCTTCAGCTTCTCTTCGATGTCAATGAGACCCTTCTGAATCCTTGCGAGTCTGTCAGCCCTGGTTCTACCGTATGCCTTCTCAACCAGATTGTGATCGTACGACCTCTGGCTTTCGAATACGCCGATTGCTTTGAGCACGAGGTGAACGAAATCCTTGAAGGGTTCGTTATCAATGAGACCACCTCGGTCAGACTTGTCCCTCAGCCCTGAGTTATCTTTGGATGTGATTTCAATTGTCCCAAAGACCTGGTTTCGTGAAATCTGACTTTCGAATGTCTTACCCACCCTCCGGGCATCCAAACTGAGCCAGTCATCATCTGGATTTCCGTAGGGCAGTATCCTGAACCCATCACGGAACACTCTAATCCCGCAGTTTGGCCTGACGATGTTGTTGTAAATCTTGATGTCTCCGAAGACCGCTTTCTTGTCGGCGGGCCGAAGGTCCCATGCGAACAGTTTGAAATTGAATGGACCACAGGTGGGTTCTCTTCGTCCTCCTACTAATGGTCTTCTGGGGTACTTGGTCGGATCAAGGAGGTTCTCTTTAGGCTCCTTGGATCGTTTGAGTTCTGGCAGGTCTGGTCTAAAGAAGGAGTATTTTCCAGACAGATTGCCGTTCTTGTCAACAATCGCGTCAAACTTGTATGGCGCCGAAGAGAGTACGGAGTCGATTGTCTCGGCCTTAGACGGCCGGGTGAGAGAACCTACGACTTCGAGGTCCACAGCGAAGTTCTTCAGTCCTGCAAGTGGAGAAGCAACACCTGATAAGTTGCGACCCAGCGTGTTGACCATTTCCTGCGTCCAGGTTGTCTGAAGGCTCGATATCGCAATTTTAGTTCCTGTCCGCGGTGAACTACCTCCGACAAAGAGTCTTGGTTCGTGCTCGTTCCACGTCACGGGAATCTTGTCTAGGAATTCTGACCCGCCCTGTTCAAACTGATTCCAGTCTACAACTAGGTCGACCTCGACGCTCGAACCGGCGGCGCGAGTGGTCAGATCCGTTCGCTTTCCGAGTTTGTGGACCGCGAACCTGCCGATTCCCTTCTCGCCAAGGTACACCCTTCCTCCTGGGCTTTTGCGGGTGGCTGACGACGACTTGGAGATGGTACCTATCTCTAGCCATGACTCCAGGAGTTTCTTTCGAGTCATTCCTATGCCGTCGTCTGTGACGATAATCTTTCCGCGTGATTGTGACTCCACTGTATCAAGTGTAACTGAAACCTTCGTCGCGTCAGCATCGTAGGAATTCTTGACGAGTTCGAAGACTGCGGATACTTCATCTCTAATCAGTTGTTCCCCGAGTATCAGCATGATTCTCGCACGAACCTTGAACGGTTGGACGCCTTTCTCGAAGACGGCCGCCCCCTCCTGGCTTTGTTTCTCGGGCAATCTGCTCTTGGACTCGCATTCGTGTAACCCGAGTCGATTTAAGACTGTTTGGCTGAGGTGAACTTCGTCCTGGGAAGACAAACCCTGATTTGTATCAAAAGTTATAGAGTGAAGCATCAGAACTTCTTTTGTCCTCCTCCTTAGACTCGGGTTTCGCTTACTTGAGCCTGGGTAGCAGTCTTGGTACGCGCGTTCTCAGACGTAGTAGTATTGGGCGATGCTATCAACGTCCTTGGATCGATTCAGGATGCCACCGCTGACCTATTCTATCTCGATCCGCCTTTTCTTTCCCAGCGGAGCTTCCTGTTCGAGTCGAGACACCGGGTGAGAATGGCGTTCGATGATAGGTGGGATGGGGGGATAAAGCAATACCGTGAGTGGGTAGGGCCGCTGCTAACCCAAGTTCATCGCGTTCTCAGTTCCACAGGCTCGCTGTACATTCACGTAGATTCGAGAGTGTCCCATTATGTCAAAGTGATGTTAGACGAAATCTTTGGGCAGAAGAATTTCAGGAACGAGATAATCTGGAAGCGCCTCGGCTCACATAATGATAGCTATCAGGGTGCCCGTTTCTACGGCAGGATTCACGACGTCATCCTATTCTACACGAAGTGTCCGTCTTACAAATGGAATAGGCCGTTCGTCCCTTACAGTGAGGACTATGTACGAAGGACTTACAGGTATGTCGAGAAGGACACCGATAGGAAGTACGCCCTAGGAGACCTCACCGCCCCTGGGGGCCCCAACAAGGGAAACGCGAAGTACGAGTTTCTCGGAGTGACTCGTTACTGGAGGTACTCCGCTGATAGAATGCTGGACTTGCTGAAGAACGGAAGGATTGTTCAGAATAAGCCCGGGGCCGTTCCCTTGCTGAAGCGCTACCTTGACGAGATGTTGGGGAAGCCGATTCAAGACGTCTGGGACGATATCCAATTGGTTCGAGGGAAAGAGAGTAGTGGCTTCCCGACGCAGAAGCCGCAACACTTGCTCGAGCGAATAATTTACGCCTCGACCGACCCGGGTGACTTGGTGGTCGATCCTCTCTGCGGCTCAGGAACCACTCTACTTGCCGCACAAAGACTCGGACGCAGGTGGCTTGGAATTGATATGTCAAAGCAAGCCTGTCTCATGGCACTAAGCAGGTTGAGGGAACAAGGAACCGAAGCCGCTATCGTGAATTACAGACAGAGTACGAGTCCGATTCTGAAGGAGTAGACTACCACGATTGTTTGTTTGAAATTCACTTTTTGGCGGGTTTCAAGAAACCGTCTATGAGCGCCTGTACGTATTCTATATACTGAGCCGCAATCTTGCCGGCGATTTCAAGTTCCGCAGTGTCTATCGGCAGCTCGTCGTGCTCCATAAGACCAATCAACATTTCCCTGTCCCTGCTCGTAAGCTCTGATAGCTTGATTACGCCTGCCATTAGTAGGATGTTCACGGCTTTCGAGTAGTCCCATTCGATTTCTTCCTTGAGGAGCTCTCCTCTGATGTCCTGGATGGCCCCGTTTGGTTCTTTCTCTATTACCACTGTCTTTCTGTAGCGTGCTTGCTTCGTCATATGGTATGACGGGCATACCATCATCTAGTTAAATTAATCGGTCGGGATAGCCCGTATCGTTGGCTTGCATCCCAGTCCTTGCCTCTTGCCAGGGGTCTCGGTGGCTGGTGTGAGTTCCCGACTCGGCCTCAATCGACGGTCTGTTCCTGGTGTCACGAACTCAACCAGGCCGGGAATGTTATCGGAGATTAATAGACTGCTCTTGCACCCGTCCCATGTGAGCGAGAAGCAGACAGCCAAGGAAGCCATTAGGATTCTATGCTGTGCCAACATTGGGTTCAAGGAACTGAGCGCTTCCGAGAAAACCAAGCTGTCTACAGTCTTCGCACGTAGGAACCAGGTCCTTTACGGTAAAGCCTTCGACCTTGTAAACTGTAAGACGGAAGTGGATTTCTTGAGCGAAGATATCATCAATAGCAATCTAGAGTCGATCAAGGTGTACGAAATCAAGTCGACAAACAGGAAAAACGTTCCTGTGGACTTCGCCGGTTACTTTTTCGATCTAACCACCGCGGAGCTCTTGGTGGCACAAAGTCTGGGGAACCAATACAAGTTTGCTTTCGTCAACACGGTAAGAGGGAATTACTTGGAAATGACGCTCCAAGAGTTGTTCGCTAGAGCGCGAAAAATCTATCCGAAATGGGCAGTTCTTCTCTAGATTTCGGCGTGATGGTTCGAGAAACGTGTGGAATCAGGTGGTAGTTTCCGCTTTGGAACGGGATGGTATTGGAGCCGCAGACGTTAAGCCGACCCGTGGCACGTCGTCATACATAGGGTTCAATACGCCTCCGCTAGGTCTTTCTGCATGAGAACTGAAATGTGGTCTTAATGTCGTTGTCTTCGTTCGATGGCAGCCACAATCTGACGTAGAGCCTTTTCATACCCATTAGTCTGCAGAAGGTTGCCGATTACCAAGATGTCTGTGCCGGCCTTCGCAATTCTTTCCGCTCTGTCCGCAGAAGTGATTCCCCCGCCTACGATTAAAATCCCGTCGTAGAACCTCCTGACCAGCTCGATTGTCTGCGTCGGGATGGTGTCGCTGGCGCCGCTGCCTGCCTCGAGGTACAGGGTCCTCATCCCGAGGTATCTTGCAGCTAGGGCGTAAATCACAGCGAGAGCTGGCTTGGGCAGAGGAAGGGGGTTGACTTGGCCGATGAAACTGGTAGCGCTGGAGCCCCCGAAGACGAGGTACCCCATCGGGATGCTCTCGAGCCCGCTCTTGAAGACCTCCATGGCGCCGAGCGCCTGCGCCCCCACGATGAAGTACGGGTTAGTCGAGTTCAGGAGGCTGCTGAAGAGGATAGCATCGGCGTAGCGGGAAACTCCTGTGACGTTGTTTGGAAACAGCATCACAGGCAAAGTCACACGTCTTTTGATGGCCCTGACGACCTGATTCAGGCGCACTTGATCAGAGACTGTAGACCCTCCCACGAGGATGATAGAAACCCCGGCCTTGGCCGCGGCTTGTGCCGTATCAGCGGCTTTGGCTGGGCTGAAGTCCTCTGGGTCAATCAATGCGGCACATATGGTGCCGTGTCTCTTAATCTGCTTCTTGAGGAAGGCCTCGACCTTGGGCTTGGGGCTCAAGTCAGGCCCCAGCACGGGCGAAGTCGTCGACGAACGTGTTGTAGACGTCTATGTCGGCCCGCTTCGTTTGATAGCGGAGCTCCCTTCTGACAGCGCACGCGAGGTTGCCGCAAGCCACGAGGTAGACTTGGTCTTGTGATGTTTCGTCTTGATGTGACGTGATGCGAATCGTAATCATGCCGCAACGTGGACACGCGAAGACCTTGGGCAGCGTTCGATGCACTACTCGAAGGACTTTCTTTCTTCTCCTACCCAACCTTGCTCACGCGTCTGTCTGGTGCGCGTACTAGATAAAATCGAGCGTGGGACGAGAGGGGCTCTGAATTGAATTAATCGTTCGTCCGCGCTTTCCAGAATACTAGATTTAGAGTATTTGATGAGTAGATGTGAACTTCATTCAGGTAAGGTCTTGGCGAGGCTTTATACATAAATGGATAATTGTCTATGACATGAGCGTAGCCAGACGGATATCGAAGGACTCTTCACTCACCGAAACGCAACTCGAGTCGCTCCTGCTGTATCAAAGGGTGCGATCTGGCGAAATCTCTCTCAGAGAGGCCGCTGGCTCCAGGAGTAGGGGGCCGGTATCTGTCGGCGCATACTATCGGGTCGTCAAGCAAGCAAAGGAGAACGTCCGATCGTCGATTTTGACGCTCGTGACAGCGCTCTGGCTCGGGTATGTGAGGGTCGAGGACGTGAGACGGCTGTTTGAACTTGTGGGAAGAGGGGAAGTAGAGCTCTCCGACGAGGAAGCGGACCAGTTTGTGGGCGTTTTGAACGCACTTGTGGATAGAATGGTCGTGTGACAGTGGTGTTTATCTATGTTGCATCACGTAGCGCAACGCGATGGCTGACCCAGTCGAGGTTGCTGCAGTTGCCTTTGCCGGGTTCTTTGTGGTGCTGGCCGTGGTCCTGCTGGCAAAGTACAAGCAGGCTTCCGAGCAAATTCAAGCGTCATCTGACCTCGGGCGCGACCTCTGGAAGGCCCTCGAAGACAAGCAGAGGAAACAGGATGAAAGAATTCTCGATTTGATGGGGAGGGTTGAGGTAATGCAGTCTCGCCTCTCCTCTTCGGTGACGTCGGCGCAGGTGATGCAACAGCGTCAGGAGCCCGTGCAACATGCCATCCAGGAGCGGCCACAGTCGGAGCCTTCGAGGGAACGGCGTCCCCGGAAGCCGGCCAGCGACGCCAGCGAGAAGGTGATACTGGGCCTGCTGAGGGACGGACCGAAATCGACGATAGAAATCAAGCAGGCGATGGGCCTGTCGAGGGAGCACACGGCGAGGCTGATGAAGTCGTTGTACGACGCGGGCTTGGTCGAGAGGGATGAGTCGGCGAAGCCGTTCGTGTATCGGCTCACGGACAAGGGCCGGGGCCGCCTCGAATGAGTTGAGGGAGGTCGGTGCGGCCAAGGCGTCGTGCGGGGCTCCTGGCGGCTACAGCCACCGGACGTCGATTTCCTTGATTCTTGACAGGTGCGGGTCGTCGCTTACGCAGGTCAACCTGTAGGCTTTCGCGCTGGCCGCGACCATGCTGTCGGCCATGGGCATCGGGTATCTGCTCCGCAGGTCGGCGGAGGCCTTTGCAACTTCGGCGTCCACTGGTATGACTTCGAAGTCCTTTTCGACCAGCGAAACCCGCAGCTCCGCTACGTCTCTTCCTTCCTTCTCCATGGTCAGCTTGTACAGCTCGTGGATGGTCACCGCGGAGACGTACTTCGTCCCTCTGGCCTTCAGGTGAGACCTCGTCGCAGAGAGCGTGGCTTCGTTGTCTGAATAGTAGTGCTCGAAGAAGAACCTGCTGTCGTACAGATTCAGCGGTCTTCGCCCCGAAGTTCGTCGAGCAAGCGTTTCATCTCGCTCGGCGTGGCCTTGGAGGAGCCGCTGCCTGCCAGGTCGGTCGTGGTTCGGGACCGTCTCAGGAGTATGCCCTCGCCCGTGTCCAAGACGGCTAGCTTAGTCCCTTCCTCGATCCCATACTTGGCTCTGAGCGGCGCTGGGATGGTCGTCTGGCCCTTTCTGGTCACCTTGACTTCGGTCAACACGTAGTACTCGATATGATGTAATACATAAGCGTTGTTACTACTGTGGGGCCACGCCGTACGGTGATGCAGGAACGACCGCAATCGAACTTGGCTGGGAGAAGCCCACGACCGAAACTGAACGCGCTGCGAGGTTCCATGGGAGCGCACCGCCAAGCTGATGAAGGCGCTCTACGAGAGGAGCTTCGTCGCCAGGGATCAGTCGGCGAAACCCTTTGTTTACAGGCTGACTGAAGCGGGGAAGCGCTCCGTGTCGCGGGGCTTGGCCGCGTCGTGGGCCTTAAATATGCGTATCTGTATATTGATACGCAAATGGGCTCCAAGAACCTGGCAGTGAAGGAAGACGTGTACCGGCGGCTCCTCGAGGCGAAGAAGGGAAACGAGAGCTTCAGCGACGCCATCGGACGGCTGCTCGAAGGGAAGAGCGACCTGCTCTCCTTCGCGGGCGCCCTTTCTAAGGACGAGGAGTTCGAGCGGGTGAGGAAAGACATCGAGGACGTCAGGAAGATGACGGTGCTGAGGACTTGATTGCAATCGACACCTCGGTCGCCGTCGACTTCTTGCGCGGAAAGGAGCGTTCCGTTTCGGTCGTCAGGTCGGCGCTGGGAGCCACCGATTCTGTGGGGATATCGACTGTGTCCCTCTTCGAACTGCTGCATCCCATCTACCACAGAAAGCTCGACAGGCAGGAGAGGGTGGTGAAATCGTTCTTCCATCAGCTGAAGCTCCTGCCCCTCGACTCTGAGGCGGCCGAGCAGTCGGCCAAGATCATGGGCGGCCTCATGAGAGTCGGCCAATCCGTCAACGCCCTTGACGTGCTGATTGCGGGGACCGCCGTGGCCAACGGAGCAGAGAAACTTCTTTCAGCAGACAGGGACTACGAGCGGATATCGAGGGTCTCTGATCTCAAGCTGGAAATCGTCGGTTGATTCTGCGTTCTGCAGACACGACGGTCAGGTTCGTAGGTAGGTTGTGAGGACCTTGGCGGAACTCTTCAACGGTGCCTAATCGGTTGAACGCCAGTTTCTCCGCAGCTGGTCGAGCTCCTCTATGATCTGGTCATATTCTTTCTCGCCGACTGCTCTGCCACCAGTCAAGCGTGGAAACGGCTTCGGCATCGCGAAACCTCCTCTTATCTCCCGGCGACCTGAGAGGCCTTGAGATAGACCCGCCTGTAGACCCAGGAGTTGCCGAACCTTTCACGTTTGAGGCACTCCTTGTCTGCGAGCCTGGACAGGTAGGTAGATATCATGCTGAGCTTGACGGGCTGGTTGTACCTCTCCTCGAACTCCCGCGCTACGTCTGAAGAGGAGAAGTCGCCTGAAGCGAAGACCGTTTCAATGAGAGCCGTGACCTTGCCGAAGAAGGTTCCCTCGTCCGGCGCCTTCTTCTCGCCGCGGTCCAGCGGGACGTCCATGATCTCAAGCATGTCGACTGCCTTCAGCAGCTTCTCGCGGGAGACCTTGCCCTCAAGCGCGAGCGTGAATTTTGTCCCCTCGTCATCCTCCAGCTCTATCTTTACCCGCTTCTTCAACGTACAAGCAAGTTCACAGGCCAGAGGGCATTAAACCGTCGCTGGTGTGAACTTGTGAACAGGCGGCTAACAATCCTTGACTGCGCGTTGATACGACGTGGCACGTTCACAGGAGTTCACACCATGATATTGGTTAAAAACCGAATACAGGCTCCAGTGGAAGCAAAGGGGTCAAAATCGGCCTCCGTTTGGCCGGACGGGTTGGATAGGTTCCAGTGGAAACACTGGGGTCTAAATCAGCCTTAGTGGGAGGGCCGTTCACCGGGATTCACTGGAGGACCCCCACCCCACCTCTTCCAGTCCAGGCCAGATCAAGCATGCCGCGAGCCCTTTGTTCTCCTTAATTCAACCGTCAGCCCTCATCATTAGACCTCAGTCCTTATCCTGTTCAAACCGCCAAGCAAGAGCTGGCTAGCAAGCAGCTAGCTCATTGTATCTGTGCCAGGAGGGGCTAGCAAGGGAAGCAGCGGAACAGGAGGGGCGGAGGGCTCACAGGAGGGCTTATCTAACCAGTGTTTCCACTGATGCCCAATGTCGGGTTCTGGGGGAATAAACGAGATTTTCCGGAGGGCCAAGGAAGGTAAGGCGTTGTTCGTCGACAGGAGCGTCCTGGGCCCGGACTATGTCCCCGACAAGCTCCCGTTCCGTGACGCCCAAATCAAAGCGGTCGCGGAGGTCCTGGCACCAATCCTCCACAGCTCAAAGCCCTCTAACCTTCTTCTCTATGGCAAGACGGGAACGGGAAAGACGGCAGTGGCACGCTACGTCCTCTCCAAGCTGCAGGCAGAGGCGAAGACGTCGAACCTGGTCGTCGCATACGTCAACACGCGGCTGGCCAACACCGAGTACAGGACGCTGGCCGACTTTGCGAAGTTCCTCGAGCTTCCAGCCGACAAACAAATCCCGTTCACCGGGCTCTCCATCGGCGAGGTCGTGGGCAGGACCTTCGAGAGCATTCGGTCGGCCAAGAAGAACGTCATCCTCGTCCTGGACGAGATAGACTACCTCGTGAAAGCTTTCGGCGACAGCATCCTCTACGAGTTCACCCGCTCTAACGAGAGGCTCTCGCCCGGGTTCTTGGCCTTGGTTGGAATATCGAACGACCTCAAGTTCAAGGATAATCTCGACCCGCGCGTACTCAGCAGCCTCAGCGAAGAGGAGCTCGTCTTCCCCCCTTACACTGTGGACGAGCTGAGGGAGATACTCAGGGAGAGGGCGGCGATGGCGTTCAGGAAGTCTGCGGCGTCGGACGCTGCAATCAACCTGTGTGCGGCTATGGCAGGATCGGAGCACGGGGACGCGAGGCGAGCCGTGGACCTCCTGCGAATAGCAGGCGAGGTAGCAGAGAGAGAAGGTCGGAGCCAGATAGACGATTCATGCGTCAAGAAGGCATCGGACAAGATGGAGCACGATCGCGTAGAGGACGGGATTAGGTCGCTTCCAGTGCAGAACAAGGCCATCCTCCTCGCTACATCAAAGTTCGATTCAGGGACGAACACTGGGGAGCTGTACCTGGTCTACGGCAACCTCTGCAAGAAGCTCGGCCTCGAGGCCCTCACGCAGAGGCGCGTCAGCGGCATACTCGCGGAGCTGGACCTCCTCGGGCTGGTGGAAGCGTCGGTGGTGAGCAAGGGGCGGCGCGGCAGGACGAAGAGGATTAAGCTCTTGATAGGGAGAGAAGGCCTCGCGAAGACCCTCTCAGAAGACCCAGCGTTCGCTGGCCTGGTCTAAGAGCCTATTTTCAAATGGTTCTGTTAAGTTGGTGGGTGCTCGTTCTCCCTGTTAAGTGTCGGGTGCTGGCGATATCCCCTCACCACTACCACGATGCCAAGCAATATCAAGACAACACCTATGAAATTAAGCGCGTAGCCCGTTGAACTTGAAACGCCAACAGGAAGTGTGATTGGGAAAGGAGTGAACGACGACAGATGAGCAGGGACACAATTCGCGGTAAGACCCAGCGGCGGTGGCGGCGGCAACAACGAATTCAACAGATTCCATGTCGGATACAAATAGCAAGTCGCAGCGACCGTCCAACCCGTCGTTCCCCTATAAGACATGACATTGACTCCTCCGAAGAGAGCCATGACAACTCCTATCAAGAGAATCACCGTTCCAATAACGAGTAGAGACTTCATTCGCTTCATTCATTTCCACCTGTCACGTTCTGTCGTCGCGGCGCTGCTGACAATCTTCCACTCCTAAGGTTCGCAAATGCAATCGCGACAAACGCGGGAAATAGGATGTCCAAGCCAGACCTGACGAGTAAAACTGAGAAAGACGTGACGGTGGTCACCACGGAAAGGATGTCTGGGAACGCGGCCCCCCAAGAACCGCCGAGTAACACGGGCATCAGGAAAAATGACACAGAGCCGCCCAACAATCCGCCGATGAATATGTAGATGGCGACGGAGGCGTAGTTCTCCGTCAAGTCAATCTTCCTGCCAAGGCGATAGAATACGACGAACAGGAACACGGGGTTGACGAGGAATGAAGTGTAGGAGAAAATTGAGACGAAAAGAAGCTGATAACGTTCAAAGCCAAAACTAGTTGATGCCAACGGGACCAGAAACTTCGAGAGAACGGTTGGTATGCCTTCCCACAGGGCCGACATGAGAAGTGCAACGAGCAGGAGGCCGACGAACCTGGGTCTCTGCCCGCTCTCCACGGTTTGACTGCTAACGAGCAGAGACTTCATTTCATCACCCGACGCTTAACACCCGTATTTATCCCCCACCAACTTAACAGAACCCGATGGACAATTCTAGGATAGGCTCTAAGCAGCGGGAAAGGCCGCGGCGCCGAAGTTCCTTCTGATGACGCTCACGTTGGACAGGTCGACTACGGGAATTATGCTGGGCGTCGGCTCCAAGCCCATGTTGACTTGGAAGCTCGTCTGGGCCTGCCACGTACCAGAGTTCACTACCAAGGTGCCCCTGTAGTTCAGCTCGCCGTAGGTGTGCACGTGTCCGCTGTGGAAGACATCGGGTACGGGGTCGACGACCATGAAGTCGCGGAGCTCCGGCGAGAGGGCGGTCCGCTTCCCGTAGGTCGGGGCCAAGTGCCTTGATCGAAGAAGCAGCTTCATCGCATCGGTGGGCTTGTTGTAGGAGAGGTCTGGGGTGGTCGCGATGATGTCGTCCAGGCTCTTGCCGTGGTAGACGAGGAACGTCACTCCGTGCAACTTGACGTATGCAGGGTCGCCCACCAGCCTGACGTTCTCCATCCTGTACAGCGACTCGGCGATGTCGGCCGAGACAGCCGGCTGGGGCAGCGCCTGCCTGACCGCGTCGTGGTTCCCCGGGGACACGATTATCTGGACGTGGCTCGGCAGCTCCTCGAGGAGCTTGGCCGCCGTTTCATACTGCTTCTTCGGGTCCCTCTCGGCCAGCTGGAACTCCTGCCCGGGATAGACGCCGACGCCGTCGATCAGGTCGCCTGCTACGACGACGTACTTGATTCTGTTGACCACGTCGAGGTCTCCGAGCTTTCCGTTGATCCACAGGACAAAGCGCTGGAAGTCGTCGGCGAGGAACATCTTGCTTCCGACGTGCAGGTCCGACAGAAGCACGGCGTAGACTCTGTGCGAGCCGCTGGACACCCTTCTGTCCGGCACGTCAGGGAGCATCAGGGAGTCGGCGTAGAGCTGGCCTGACTTGCTCCTGGACACCTCCATCACCACCATGCTGTCGAGCGGCGCCTCCAGAGCCGACTTCACGACGCCTTCGTCCCGGCAAGTCACGCGCAGCGTCCCGCTCGGGTCGTCTATCGTCACCTCCACGCCGCTCTTCCTATGAACTTTGTTGGAAATGAGGCCTGCGACCTTCATCTTCTGGCCTTGGGCCATGTTCCTGCCCGTAGCCGTAGTCCCCACGCCCTTCGTGTCTGGTCTCTTCCTGACGACGGAGAGAAGGCGATCATACCTGTCCCTGAAGAGCCGGCTGTATCCCTCAAGCGCTTCAATAGGCGCGATTGACTGGGTTGGGTCAGACATCATCTCCATCTCTGGTTCCTGTCCCAAAACAGGCGGCAACTCCATGCCGACGCTGGACGGCTCCGCCGGAAGGGCCCGCCTCACGTCGTCCTCCGTGATGCGCTTCACCTCGGCCTTCGCCCCTCCTTTCTGCTCCAGCAGCTTCTCCATCAGGCCGTCGACGTCAGATTCCTGCGGCAGCCCGACTATGAGGTCGTACGCCTTGACGTCGAGGACGAACCCCAAGGCCATGATCCTGGAGATGGCCTTCACCTGTGACATTAGAAAGACGGAAACTTCGCTCGCGCTATAAAGAGGATTCTATGCACTGCGTCCCCAACTGCACCAAAGTCTCCAGAAGCTGAGGGTCCTTCGACTCACAGTATAGCCGCGTCTTCGGCTCCGTGCCCGAGGGCCTGAACATCACCCACGACCCGTCGTTGAAGACGAGCTTGTAGCCGTCGAGCGTCCGTTCCTCTGAAATCTTGAACCTCCTGAAGGTCTCCTTGGCGTTCCTGACGAGCGACGGTATCTTGGCCAGCACGTTGAGGTTGACCTGCCTGTAGCGCCACTCCGTCTGCTCGATCGTAGCGGCGAGCAGG
Proteins encoded in this window:
- a CDS encoding ATP-binding protein — its product is MPEKQSQEGAAVFEKGVQPFKVRARIMLILGEQLIRDEVSAVFELVKNSYDADATKVSVTLDTVESQSRGKIIVTDDGIGMTRKKLLESWLEIGTISKSSSATRKSPGGRVYLGEKGIGRFAVHKLGKRTDLTTRAAGSSVEVDLVVDWNQFEQGGSEFLDKIPVTWNEHEPRLFVGGSSPRTGTKIAISSLQTTWTQEMVNTLGRNLSGVASPLAGLKNFAVDLEVVGSLTRPSKAETIDSVLSSAPYKFDAIVDKNGNLSGKYSFFRPDLPELKRSKEPKENLLDPTKYPRRPLVGGRREPTCGPFNFKLFAWDLRPADKKAVFGDIKIYNNIVRPNCGIRVFRDGFRILPYGNPDDDWLSLDARRVGKTFESQISRNQVFGTIEITSKDNSGLRDKSDRGGLIDNEPFKDFVHLVLKAIGVFESQRSYDHNLVEKAYGRTRADRLARIQKGLIDIEEKLKSAKGELNVETTDTVLQLIADIRTEVTEVVEQIEEPLLVAAAVGLSYMVPSHEALRDLQRIKSTLQRVVPNMPDGKAKSELQIAWRLAARTDELVTNLAKVFKRGRFKEVRLDLVARQALDLIKGRMEDAGIKCTLLLKQLTVKGSERLLTTFIMNLLDNSLYWLGPVETGKREINLIVGSTRDGHTALVVSDSGPGLQDDIEFLAQPFITNKPDGMGLGLYIASEIALAHGGRLRDFSRSDMSGLLKGASVGMTFPKTIQGDAPK
- a CDS encoding site-specific DNA-methyltransferase; its protein translation is MGDAINVLGSIQDATADLFYLDPPFLSQRSFLFESRHRVRMAFDDRWDGGIKQYREWVGPLLTQVHRVLSSTGSLYIHVDSRVSHYVKVMLDEIFGQKNFRNEIIWKRLGSHNDSYQGARFYGRIHDVILFYTKCPSYKWNRPFVPYSEDYVRRTYRYVEKDTDRKYALGDLTAPGGPNKGNAKYEFLGVTRYWRYSADRMLDLLKNGRIVQNKPGAVPLLKRYLDEMLGKPIQDVWDDIQLVRGKESSGFPTQKPQHLLERIIYASTDPGDLVVDPLCGSGTTLLAAQRLGRRWLGIDMSKQACLMALSRLREQGTEAAIVNYRQSTSPILKE
- a CDS encoding geranylgeranylglyceryl/heptaprenylglyceryl phosphate synthase, which encodes MSPKPKVEAFLKKQIKRHGTICAALIDPEDFSPAKAADTAQAAAKAGVSIILVGGSTVSDQVRLNQVVRAIKRRVTLPVMLFPNNVTGVSRYADAILFSSLLNSTNPYFIVGAQALGAMEVFKSGLESIPMGYLVFGGSSATSFIGQVNPLPLPKPALAVIYALAARYLGMRTLYLEAGSGASDTIPTQTIELVRRFYDGILIVGGGITSADRAERIAKAGTDILVIGNLLQTNGYEKALRQIVAAIERRQRH
- a CDS encoding winged helix DNA-binding protein, with the protein product MADPVEVAAVAFAGFFVVLAVVLLAKYKQASEQIQASSDLGRDLWKALEDKQRKQDERILDLMGRVEVMQSRLSSSVTSAQVMQQRQEPVQHAIQERPQSEPSRERRPRKPASDASEKVILGLLRDGPKSTIEIKQAMGLSREHTARLMKSLYDAGLVERDESAKPFVYRLTDKGRGRLE
- a CDS encoding PIN domain-containing protein, with the protein product MYDSRFFFEHYYSDNEATLSATRSHLKARGTKYVSAVTIHELYKLTMEKEGRDVAELRVSLVEKDFEVIPVDAEVAKASADLRSRYPMPMADSMVAASAKAYRLTCVSDDPHLSRIKEIDVRWL
- a CDS encoding AbrB/MazE/SpoVT family DNA-binding domain-containing protein, translating into MTEVKVTRKGQTTIPAPLRAKYGIEEGTKLAVLDTGEGILLRRSRTTTDLAGSGSSKATPSEMKRLLDELRGEDR
- a CDS encoding antitoxin VapB family protein; this translates as MGSKNLAVKEDVYRRLLEAKKGNESFSDAIGRLLEGKSDLLSFAGALSKDEEFERVRKDIEDVRKMTVLRT
- a CDS encoding type II toxin-antitoxin system VapC family toxin — translated: MIAIDTSVAVDFLRGKERSVSVVRSALGATDSVGISTVSLFELLHPIYHRKLDRQERVVKSFFHQLKLLPLDSEAAEQSAKIMGGLMRVGQSVNALDVLIAGTAVANGAEKLLSADRDYERISRVSDLKLEIVG
- a CDS encoding BlaI/MecI/CopY family transcriptional regulator, coding for MKKRVKIELEDDEGTKFTLALEGKVSREKLLKAVDMLEIMDVPLDRGEKKAPDEGTFFGKVTALIETVFASGDFSSSDVAREFEERYNQPVKLSMISTYLSRLADKECLKRERFGNSWVYRRVYLKASQVAGR
- a CDS encoding orc1/cdc6 family replication initiation protein produces the protein MSGSGGINEIFRRAKEGKALFVDRSVLGPDYVPDKLPFRDAQIKAVAEVLAPILHSSKPSNLLLYGKTGTGKTAVARYVLSKLQAEAKTSNLVVAYVNTRLANTEYRTLADFAKFLELPADKQIPFTGLSIGEVVGRTFESIRSAKKNVILVLDEIDYLVKAFGDSILYEFTRSNERLSPGFLALVGISNDLKFKDNLDPRVLSSLSEEELVFPPYTVDELREILRERAAMAFRKSAASDAAINLCAAMAGSEHGDARRAVDLLRIAGEVAEREGRSQIDDSCVKKASDKMEHDRVEDGIRSLPVQNKAILLATSKFDSGTNTGELYLVYGNLCKKLGLEALTQRRVSGILAELDLLGLVEASVVSKGRRGRTKRIKLLIGREGLAKTLSEDPAFAGLV